The genomic stretch CGTGTCTTCGGGGTGCAAGGCTACCGTGATCGGTTCGCCGGGTTTCTTGAGGTGCAACCGTCCGGCATGATTGCTGGGAAGCCTGAGGCTCAGATCTCCGCCGGAAGACAATTTCAGAAACACCCGGATACTCTCGCCCTGATAGAGCGTCTCGGTCACCGTCCCCGAAAGCCTGTTCGACGCGTGCGGCGCGTTGTCATCGGCGACCACAAGTTTTTCAGAGTGCACCGCGAGAGACAGCGCCTTGCCTTGGGGAACGCTGCGCGATGTGCGCAGAACGGCATCGCCGAGCGTTACTGTATCGTTGCCGGCGCGTGTGACGGGCAAAAGAGTTGCCTCCCCGATGAAGCGCGCGACGAAGGAATCGGCGGGATGGTCATGCAGCTGTTCGGGTGTGTCGATCTGGACGAAGCGGCCCTTGTTCATGATGGCGACGCGATCGCTCATTGTCAGAGCTTCCCGCTGGTCGTGCGTGACATAGACGATCGTCGCGCCGAGCTTGCGGTGCAGCCGTTTCAGTTCGATCTGCATGGATTCGCGCAATTGCTTGTCGAGCGCCGACAGCGGTTCGTCCATCAAGATCAGCCGCGGCTCGAAGATGATGGCGCGGGCCAGTGCTACACGTTGGCGCTGCCCGCCGGACAGTTCGTGGACGCGCCTGCTCTCGAAGCCGCCCAGTTCGACCATATCGAGCGCGCCTTGCAGCTTGTCGGCCCAGTTTGATTTCGGCAGGCGACGTGCGCGCAGCGGAAAGGTGATGTTTTCCCCGACGCTCATATGCGGGAAAAGAGCATAGTTCTGGAAGACGATGCCAATATCGCGTTTGTGCGGAGGCTCGAATGTAATATCGCGGGTGCCGAGCCAAATTGACCCGGATGTCGGTTGGACGAAGCCGCCAAGAAGACCCAGAAATGTCGTCTTCCCCGATCCGGACGGACCGAGAATGGAGACGAACTCGCCTGGAGCGACCTCGAGACTGACATTGTCCAGTGCGCGAAAATGTCCATAGCTCTTGCTGGCCGCGCGAATGGAGGCACCTACGCGATCCGCTTTCGTTGCATCAATCATATGATTCCACTACGAAATTCATCAGCGGCGCTTTGGTGGGGCGCATGCTGCATTCTGTGATGAGTAGAAGTCTGAATATATATTTCATGCCGGCACCTGCCCCGTGCCGTCTGAGTGCGCATTCCATTCCCGAAATTTTTCTTGAAGGTCTTGCGCCTTCCATGACAGCCAGGAGACCAAAGAAAGTGTGTCTTCGCAATTGAAAAAAAGTTCGGGATGATGTTACATCATGTAATGGAAAAATTGAGACGCTCCTTGCCATCCATGAACGGCCTCTTTACTTTCGAAGCCGCCGCGCGCTGCGGCAATTTTTCCAGGGCAGCGCAGGAGCTGAACGTGACGCCCGCGGCCGTCAGCCGTATGGTTGCACGGCTGGAAGAGCATCTCGAGACGACGTTGTTTGTGCGTCAACCTGGCGGAGTCGGCCTGACCGAATCTGGACGGCTGCTGTTTGACGCGATTGCCAGAGGGTTTTCAGTCATCGAAAATG from Mesorhizobium sp. NZP2077 encodes the following:
- a CDS encoding ABC transporter ATP-binding protein, which translates into the protein MIDATKADRVGASIRAASKSYGHFRALDNVSLEVAPGEFVSILGPSGSGKTTFLGLLGGFVQPTSGSIWLGTRDITFEPPHKRDIGIVFQNYALFPHMSVGENITFPLRARRLPKSNWADKLQGALDMVELGGFESRRVHELSGGQRQRVALARAIIFEPRLILMDEPLSALDKQLRESMQIELKRLHRKLGATIVYVTHDQREALTMSDRVAIMNKGRFVQIDTPEQLHDHPADSFVARFIGEATLLPVTRAGNDTVTLGDAVLRTSRSVPQGKALSLAVHSEKLVVADDNAPHASNRLSGTVTETLYQGESIRVFLKLSSGGDLSLRLPSNHAGRLHLKKPGEPITVALHPEDTIVVPDAP